A single region of the Halorubrum depositum genome encodes:
- a CDS encoding HalOD1 output domain-containing protein: protein MTPDLADTLCWDVVTAVADERGIEPDRIDDRLYDVVDVESLARLVEQAQRADSMELSVSFRMAGCFVTVTGDRTVRASAPN from the coding sequence ATGACACCGGACCTCGCCGACACTCTCTGCTGGGACGTCGTCACGGCCGTCGCGGACGAACGCGGGATCGAACCCGACCGGATCGACGACCGACTCTACGACGTGGTCGACGTCGAATCGCTGGCGCGCCTCGTCGAACAGGCCCAACGCGCCGACTCGATGGAGCTCTCTGTCTCGTTTCGGATGGCCGGCTGCTTCGTCACCGTGACCGGGGACCGGACCGTCCGAGCGAGCGCTCCGAACTAG
- a CDS encoding DUF7260 family protein: protein MSVYSGSANAFRIPGSDPAAMEECTSFSCEVGAAASEPTVVVAAVVVGLAAFLAFAYVREAVDAGQHERRRVLAERDAFEEFADRIDALDPAPAESTASRFDGPMATVRTVDRTGGDVRLRRVLAAYRDTVMSVPHYREEYDETVPESLAAELGPDTATALASNGTLSDAAQSALVGRSRRAAEARSSLAEAIGEEIDALRAFEDDLSCVDRRRRRLLEHLDGVSGAGTDAAIDVWERLEDLERECDGIAAERQEAITDPPMTPDSAVDVDGDHAFYEYLYGPTDGPLYPVLAQVSELAERIRTDRDGVASRLAGGQ from the coding sequence ATGAGTGTGTATTCGGGCTCCGCCAACGCCTTTCGGATCCCCGGTTCGGACCCGGCGGCGATGGAGGAGTGTACGAGCTTCTCGTGTGAGGTCGGCGCGGCGGCGAGCGAGCCGACCGTCGTCGTCGCGGCGGTCGTCGTCGGGCTCGCGGCGTTCCTCGCGTTCGCGTACGTCCGCGAGGCGGTCGACGCCGGCCAGCACGAGCGGCGGCGCGTCCTCGCCGAGCGCGACGCGTTCGAGGAGTTCGCGGACCGCATCGACGCGCTCGATCCGGCGCCGGCCGAGTCGACGGCGTCGAGGTTCGACGGGCCGATGGCGACGGTCCGCACGGTCGACCGCACCGGCGGCGACGTCAGGCTCAGGCGCGTGTTGGCGGCGTACCGCGACACGGTGATGTCGGTGCCGCACTACAGGGAGGAGTACGACGAGACGGTCCCGGAGAGCCTCGCCGCGGAGCTGGGTCCCGACACGGCGACCGCGCTGGCGTCGAACGGCACCCTGTCCGACGCGGCGCAGTCGGCGCTCGTCGGTCGGAGCCGACGGGCGGCCGAGGCGCGCTCCTCGCTCGCCGAGGCGATCGGCGAGGAGATCGACGCGCTGCGAGCGTTCGAGGACGACCTCTCCTGCGTCGACCGTCGTCGTCGTCGGCTCCTCGAACACCTCGACGGCGTCTCCGGGGCCGGGACCGACGCGGCGATCGACGTCTGGGAGCGGCTCGAGGACCTCGAACGCGAGTGCGACGGGATCGCCGCCGAGCGACAGGAGGCGATCACCGACCCGCCGATGACGCCGGACTCCGCGGTCGACGTCGACGGGGACCACGCCTTCTACGAGTACCTGTACGGGCCGACCGACGGGCCCCTCTACCCCGTGTTGGCGCAGGTCTCCGAACTCGCGGAGCGGATACGCACGGACCGTGACGGCGTCGCGAGCCGGTTGGCGGGCGGTCAGTAG
- a CDS encoding translation initiation factor eIF-2B, whose translation MIDETVAEIRAMRTHSTSAVAVKATRALAELLDREYVAVDEFERDLEHNAGVLRRSNPSHAALHNAMRDVERSIIGEPTSVEDAKQLLQETIDRVADDIETAKGEAAANAAERIEDGDTLLVHDYSTTVLESIETAARDGAHLTVYVTEARPRTLGRKTARVLAGMSRVDTRMVVDSAMGYALRDCDRVLLGITCITGGTYYNRVGTFPVVVTARELGVPVTAVGSGAKTIEEFRFENEFRDAVEVMREPVEDVEIENPSYDATPIGMVDTVITDDGVVE comes from the coding sequence ATGATCGACGAGACCGTCGCCGAGATCCGGGCGATGCGGACCCACAGCACGTCGGCGGTGGCCGTGAAGGCGACGCGCGCGCTCGCGGAGCTGCTCGACCGCGAGTACGTGGCGGTCGACGAGTTCGAGCGCGACCTCGAACACAACGCGGGCGTGCTGCGCCGGTCGAACCCCTCGCACGCCGCGCTTCACAACGCGATGCGCGACGTCGAGCGCTCCATCATCGGCGAGCCGACGAGCGTCGAGGACGCCAAACAGCTGCTGCAGGAGACCATCGACCGCGTCGCCGACGACATCGAGACGGCGAAGGGGGAGGCCGCCGCCAACGCGGCCGAGCGCATCGAAGACGGCGACACGCTGCTGGTCCACGACTACTCCACGACGGTGCTGGAGTCCATTGAGACCGCCGCCCGCGACGGCGCGCACCTGACCGTCTACGTCACGGAGGCGCGCCCGCGCACCCTGGGCCGGAAGACGGCGCGCGTGCTCGCCGGGATGTCCCGCGTCGACACTCGGATGGTCGTCGACAGCGCGATGGGGTACGCCCTGCGCGACTGCGACCGCGTCCTCCTCGGGATCACCTGCATCACCGGCGGCACCTACTACAACCGGGTCGGGACCTTCCCGGTCGTCGTCACCGCTCGCGAGCTCGGCGTCCCGGTGACCGCGGTCGGCTCGGGCGCGAAGACGATCGAGGAGTTCCGCTTCGAGAACGAGTTTCGCGACGCCGTCGAGGTGATGCGCGAGCCGGTCGAGGACGTCGAGATCGAGAACCCGAGCTACGACGCCACCCCGATCGGCATGGTCGACACCGTGATCACCGACGACGGCGTCGTCGAGTAG
- a CDS encoding RNA polymerase Rpb4 family protein has product MTIFKEKVDEEYVTISEAKEILVDIEAERAEDEDRDLRYELARAIEHVNRFARLDADESRELVEELTELEQIDVPTAVKIADLLPEDRTELRSVFAQERYSLDGDELDDVLDIVAKYA; this is encoded by the coding sequence ATGACGATCTTCAAAGAGAAGGTCGACGAGGAGTACGTCACCATCTCCGAGGCGAAGGAGATCCTCGTGGACATCGAGGCGGAGCGCGCCGAGGACGAGGACCGCGACCTCCGCTACGAGCTCGCCCGCGCGATCGAGCACGTCAACCGGTTCGCCCGACTCGACGCCGATGAGTCCCGCGAGCTCGTCGAGGAGCTGACGGAGTTAGAGCAGATCGACGTCCCCACCGCGGTGAAGATCGCCGACCTGCTCCCCGAGGACCGCACGGAGCTGCGCTCGGTGTTCGCCCAAGAGCGGTACTCGCTCGACGGCGACGAGCTCGACGACGTGCTCGACATCGTCGCGAAGTACGCCTGA
- a CDS encoding 50S ribosomal protein L21e, protein MPSSNGPQKATRDKLSNKPRDRGTSPPQRAIQEFEAGSQVHLKIDPSVQEGRFHPRFDGRTGTVVGKQGAAFKVEIPDGGKTKTLIVRAAHMSAQQN, encoded by the coding sequence ATGCCGAGTTCCAATGGGCCCCAGAAGGCGACCCGCGACAAGCTCTCGAACAAACCGCGCGACCGCGGCACGTCGCCGCCGCAGCGAGCCATCCAGGAGTTCGAGGCGGGCTCGCAGGTCCACCTCAAGATCGACCCCAGCGTGCAGGAGGGTCGCTTCCACCCCCGCTTCGACGGCCGGACCGGCACCGTCGTCGGCAAGCAGGGCGCCGCGTTCAAAGTCGAGATTCCGGACGGCGGGAAGACGAAGACGCTCATCGTCCGCGCCGCCCACATGAGCGCCCAGCAGAACTGA
- the mptA gene encoding GTP cyclohydrolase MptA, with the protein MSHQLPDVQASAPDVTVGLSQVGVTGVEKLVKLARGDKRPIVLMAEFEVFVDLPSGRKGIDMSRNLATIDEILEEITREEAYRVEEVCGDAAERLLEKHDYTTTAEVSMTAELVTREDTPASGIETQSTSTIIASATATEEGTREEIGAEVTGMTVCPCSQGMSESRAREKLADLGVDEETTEEFLDAVPQPGHSQRGHATLTVTTDGHPDLDLRDLIDVARDSMSARIYNMAKRPDEDHMTYEAHADAKFVEDCVRALAEGTVEEFDHLPEDAVIHMKQSNDESIHQHNAHAEREVTMGDLRAELNAR; encoded by the coding sequence ATGAGCCATCAGCTGCCGGACGTACAGGCGTCGGCGCCCGACGTCACCGTCGGCCTCTCGCAGGTCGGCGTCACCGGCGTGGAGAAGCTCGTCAAGCTCGCCCGCGGGGACAAGCGCCCCATCGTCCTCATGGCCGAGTTCGAGGTGTTCGTCGACCTCCCGAGCGGTCGCAAGGGGATCGACATGTCGCGGAACCTCGCGACGATCGACGAGATCTTAGAGGAGATCACCCGCGAGGAGGCGTACCGCGTCGAGGAGGTCTGCGGGGACGCAGCCGAGCGGCTCTTAGAGAAGCACGACTACACCACCACCGCCGAGGTGTCGATGACCGCGGAGCTGGTCACCCGCGAGGACACGCCGGCGTCCGGGATCGAGACGCAGAGCACGTCGACGATCATCGCCAGCGCGACCGCGACCGAGGAGGGCACCCGCGAGGAGATCGGCGCGGAGGTCACCGGGATGACCGTCTGCCCCTGCTCGCAGGGGATGAGCGAGTCCCGCGCGCGCGAGAAGCTCGCCGACCTCGGCGTCGACGAGGAGACGACCGAGGAGTTCCTCGACGCCGTCCCGCAGCCGGGGCACTCCCAGCGCGGCCACGCGACGCTCACCGTCACCACCGACGGCCACCCCGACCTCGACCTGCGCGACCTCATCGACGTCGCCCGCGACTCGATGAGCGCCCGAATCTACAACATGGCGAAGCGACCGGACGAGGACCACATGACCTACGAGGCCCACGCCGACGCGAAGTTCGTCGAGGACTGCGTCCGCGCGCTCGCCGAGGGCACGGTCGAGGAGTTCGACCACCTGCCGGAAGACGCCGTGATCCACATGAAGCAGTCGAACGACGAGTCGATCCACCAGCACAACGCCCACGCCGAGCGGGAAGTCACGATGGGCGACCTGCGGGCGGAGCTGAACGCGCGGTAG